A genomic segment from Streptomyces antibioticus encodes:
- a CDS encoding helicase associated domain-containing protein: MDEDWNPSWPAEWQRHYAALRELLRDEDGHTDVLPGVTIHGMDIGRWLAKQRQHDVWQGLSAGQRERLEQLGIMPLPPGAERQAPATASSGGFERGVAALAQYQARTGTVTVPRGHVERLEDGTEVRLGVFLSNARSRRAKLSADKRQRLAGLGLDWA; the protein is encoded by the coding sequence GTGGACGAGGACTGGAACCCGTCATGGCCTGCCGAATGGCAGCGGCACTACGCCGCCCTGCGCGAACTCCTGCGCGACGAAGACGGCCACACCGATGTCCTGCCCGGCGTCACCATCCACGGAATGGACATCGGACGATGGCTCGCCAAGCAGCGCCAACACGACGTCTGGCAGGGGCTGTCCGCGGGGCAGCGGGAACGCCTGGAACAGCTCGGCATCATGCCCTTGCCCCCGGGGGCGGAGAGGCAAGCGCCAGCGACGGCCTCTTCTGGGGGGTTCGAGCGGGGGGTGGCAGCCCTGGCCCAGTATCAGGCACGCACCGGGACAGTGACCGTGCCCAGAGGTCATGTGGAGCGGCTGGAAGACGGGACCGAGGTCCGGCTTGGAGTCTTCTTGAGCAATGCCAGGAGCAGGCGCGCCAAGCTCAGTGCCGACAAACGGCAGCGACTCGCCGGCCTCGGGCTCGACTGGGCATGA
- a CDS encoding TniB family NTP-binding protein: MTTWQGWQHFATTPPLAPPQPGHTPRGAEERLAYHSAFVTVRTPAINTLATQVRTLMLLGRHQQTTARPSLIVTGPAAAGKTTALLEVGRTCHLAHTRKNPAPPGRAHEQVPVAYLLVPPGATAKTLAIEFARYLGIPVTNRMTQVQITSAVCHTYTQAGVRLVLIDEIHRLNPRTTTGAEAADLLKDLTERIKATFVYSGIDVAATPLFSGIRGAQLAGRASLITCGPLPARHGTRRPFTDLITDMETALDLTQHTPGTLPRHATYLHQRTAGRIGSLARLIRQAAITAICDGTERITKKSLEAIQLDHLAEEASRPRTRQPTRTA; the protein is encoded by the coding sequence ATCACCACCTGGCAGGGCTGGCAGCACTTCGCCACCACCCCGCCCCTCGCCCCGCCCCAGCCCGGCCATACGCCCCGTGGCGCGGAAGAACGCCTCGCCTACCACTCCGCGTTCGTCACCGTCCGCACCCCCGCCATCAACACCCTCGCCACCCAGGTCCGCACCCTGATGCTGCTCGGCCGCCACCAGCAGACCACCGCCCGCCCCTCACTGATCGTCACCGGCCCCGCCGCAGCCGGTAAAACCACCGCGCTCCTCGAAGTCGGGCGCACCTGCCACCTTGCCCACACCCGCAAGAACCCGGCCCCGCCCGGACGTGCCCACGAGCAGGTGCCGGTCGCGTACCTGCTGGTGCCGCCCGGCGCCACCGCCAAGACCCTCGCCATCGAATTCGCCCGCTACCTCGGCATCCCCGTCACCAACCGCATGACCCAGGTCCAGATCACCAGCGCCGTCTGCCACACCTACACCCAAGCCGGCGTCCGCCTGGTCCTCATCGACGAGATCCACCGCCTCAACCCGCGCACCACCACCGGCGCCGAAGCCGCCGACCTGCTGAAAGACCTCACCGAACGCATCAAAGCGACCTTCGTCTACAGCGGCATCGACGTTGCCGCCACACCCCTGTTCAGCGGCATACGCGGCGCCCAACTCGCTGGCCGCGCCAGCCTCATCACCTGCGGCCCTCTCCCCGCCCGCCACGGCACCCGCCGGCCCTTCACCGACCTCATCACCGACATGGAAACCGCCCTCGACCTCACCCAGCACACACCCGGCACGCTCCCCCGCCACGCCACCTACCTCCACCAGCGCACCGCCGGCCGCATCGGAAGCCTCGCCCGCCTCATCCGCCAAGCCGCCATCACCGCCATCTGCGACGGCACCGAACGCATCACCAAAAAATCTCTCGAAGCCATCCAGCTCGACCACCTCGCCGAAGAAGCAAGCCGCCCGCGCACCCGCCAACCCACCAGAACGGCATGA
- a CDS encoding DDE-type integrase/transposase/recombinase has protein sequence MSGRRGGRPVLQVGAHVRFRDSTWQVIAVAGQQVHLAGETGGDETVVAGHLFADPSFTIVGAETPQAVTQWGLFETAPEGARRKALAWQRHIREVESGLPGGPDSGGVPRPEYDPDRFTLAQREEAKAAELTAIGFGPVSRTTVQRMRLAHRKQGLWGLVDHRTTRRPSPTGRTDERVITAIEEALRRQRGRSKGTVKGLMPLVTQILSDRHGRGTVTMPSQATFYRLVHQLAGPAEHPHRPARTLPSPAGRRAFTPTVALRPGEQVQVDTTRLDVLAVFDDGTTGRPELTIAVDVATRAILAAVLRPAGTKAVDAALLLAEMAVPHPARPTWPDALRLAHTQLPQLKRMMGLDERLQGAAARPVVVPETIVVDRGKIYLSTAFSAACESLGISVQPTPPHAPAAKGIVERTFGTINALLCQHLPGYTGSDVTRRGPDAETEACFSVAQLQDLLDEWLIHYHHRPHEGLRHPTLPKKALTPNQMWAALIAVAGHVPLPLSGSDYLELLPVRWQAITERGIRIDHRTYDADVLTPYRGQPSPVTARGGKWEIHTNPHDARQVWIRLPDGHLSEIPWIHRDHIHEPFNSATWQHIKTITTRHGDRDTHEADLADALDQLMRRAHTGTATAGEQRLITRTAPLKTPPPTAGTRTAHAPEPQADGWDDDSLDDLDDLPDDPEQADGEEETVDDGDAPVPYTGLGLYDPAQEALNW, from the coding sequence GTGAGCGGGCGGCGTGGCGGGCGGCCGGTGCTGCAGGTCGGAGCACACGTCCGCTTCCGTGACAGCACCTGGCAGGTCATCGCTGTGGCGGGGCAGCAGGTCCACCTCGCCGGTGAGACAGGAGGAGACGAGACGGTCGTGGCCGGGCATCTGTTCGCCGACCCGTCCTTCACCATCGTGGGCGCCGAGACGCCCCAGGCCGTGACGCAGTGGGGTCTGTTCGAAACCGCGCCCGAGGGCGCGCGACGCAAGGCGCTGGCCTGGCAGCGGCACATCCGCGAGGTGGAGTCCGGCCTGCCCGGCGGGCCGGACAGCGGCGGGGTGCCCCGGCCCGAGTACGACCCCGACCGGTTCACGCTCGCGCAGCGCGAGGAGGCCAAGGCCGCGGAGCTGACCGCGATCGGCTTCGGACCTGTCTCCCGGACCACGGTGCAGCGCATGCGCCTGGCCCACCGCAAACAGGGCTTGTGGGGGCTGGTCGACCACCGCACCACCCGCCGCCCCAGCCCGACCGGGCGCACCGACGAACGCGTCATCACCGCCATCGAGGAGGCGCTGCGCCGCCAGCGAGGCCGCTCCAAGGGCACCGTCAAGGGCCTGATGCCCCTGGTCACCCAGATCCTCTCCGACCGGCATGGGCGCGGCACGGTGACCATGCCCTCCCAGGCCACCTTCTACCGGCTCGTCCACCAGCTCGCCGGTCCCGCCGAACACCCCCACCGCCCCGCCCGGACGCTCCCCTCCCCGGCCGGCAGGCGGGCGTTCACTCCGACCGTGGCGCTGCGGCCGGGCGAGCAGGTGCAGGTCGACACCACGCGGCTGGACGTTCTGGCCGTCTTCGACGACGGCACCACCGGCCGGCCCGAACTCACCATCGCCGTCGACGTGGCCACCCGCGCCATCCTCGCCGCCGTCCTGCGCCCCGCCGGCACCAAGGCCGTCGACGCCGCCCTGCTGCTCGCCGAGATGGCCGTCCCCCACCCCGCCCGCCCCACCTGGCCCGACGCACTGCGCCTCGCCCACACCCAACTCCCCCAGCTAAAGCGGATGATGGGTCTGGACGAACGCCTTCAGGGCGCAGCCGCCCGGCCGGTCGTGGTGCCCGAGACGATCGTCGTCGACCGGGGCAAGATCTACCTGTCCACGGCGTTCAGCGCCGCCTGCGAGAGTCTCGGCATCAGCGTCCAGCCCACCCCGCCCCACGCCCCCGCCGCCAAAGGCATCGTCGAGCGCACCTTCGGCACCATCAACGCCCTGCTGTGCCAGCACCTGCCCGGCTACACCGGCTCCGACGTCACCCGCCGCGGACCCGACGCCGAAACCGAGGCCTGCTTCAGTGTCGCCCAGCTGCAGGACCTGCTCGACGAATGGCTGATCCACTACCACCACCGCCCCCACGAAGGCCTGCGCCACCCCACCCTGCCCAAGAAGGCCCTCACCCCGAACCAGATGTGGGCCGCCCTCATCGCCGTCGCCGGCCACGTGCCCCTCCCCCTCAGCGGCAGCGACTACCTCGAACTGCTACCGGTGCGCTGGCAGGCCATCACCGAACGCGGCATCCGCATCGACCACCGCACCTACGACGCGGACGTCCTCACCCCCTACCGCGGCCAGCCCTCCCCCGTCACCGCGCGCGGCGGCAAATGGGAGATCCACACCAACCCCCACGACGCCCGCCAGGTCTGGATCCGCCTGCCCGACGGACACCTGTCAGAGATCCCGTGGATCCACCGCGACCACATCCACGAGCCGTTCAACAGCGCCACCTGGCAGCACATCAAAACCATCACCACCCGCCACGGCGACCGCGACACCCACGAAGCCGACCTCGCCGACGCCCTCGACCAGCTCATGCGCCGCGCCCACACCGGCACCGCCACCGCAGGCGAGCAACGCCTGATCACCCGCACCGCACCGCTGAAAACACCCCCGCCCACGGCCGGCACCCGCACGGCCCACGCCCCGGAGCCGCAGGCCGACGGATGGGACGACGACAGTCTCGACGACCTCGACGACCTGCCTGACGACCCAGAGCAGGCTGACGGCGAGGAGGAAACCGTCGACGACGGCGACGCGCCCGTCCCGTACACCGGACTCGGCCTCTACGACCCCGCTCAGGAAGCCCTCAACTGGTGA
- a CDS encoding TnsA-like heteromeric transposase endonuclease subunit, whose translation MGSKDAAAASGGRSQHMQTDTGSEWEAVFVDPVGQVVQQRWADAVLAVAFEDLEPVSAFPVVPGRRWGPGQWWSATTGRHVACGSAAMRAQLMVLDRDPEVVGLAGRPVRLLWRDARGQVRSWVPQLFARHRDGTAVLADCPSHPEAGGERAQRAARVLEEACVQAGWSYRRLEPLETTLAANLKWLAGYRHPRNAGRPPLAAAVREAFTQPRPLIEGTEAAGDPIEVLPAVFHALWHGHLTTPLDIPLHERVLVSTGAGAANGRSGPGSGNGR comes from the coding sequence GTGGGCAGCAAGGACGCAGCGGCCGCATCAGGCGGCCGCTCACAGCACATGCAGACGGACACCGGATCCGAGTGGGAGGCGGTCTTTGTCGACCCCGTCGGGCAGGTGGTGCAGCAGCGGTGGGCGGACGCGGTTCTCGCGGTGGCCTTCGAGGATCTGGAGCCGGTTTCGGCGTTCCCGGTGGTGCCAGGGCGGCGGTGGGGGCCCGGACAGTGGTGGTCGGCCACGACCGGCCGACATGTGGCCTGCGGGTCGGCCGCGATGCGGGCGCAGCTGATGGTGCTGGACCGCGACCCTGAGGTGGTCGGCCTGGCAGGACGGCCGGTCCGTCTGCTGTGGCGGGACGCGCGCGGCCAGGTGCGCTCGTGGGTGCCGCAGCTCTTCGCCCGCCACCGCGACGGCACCGCAGTGCTGGCCGACTGCCCCAGCCACCCGGAGGCCGGCGGAGAGCGGGCGCAGCGGGCTGCGAGGGTCCTGGAGGAGGCGTGCGTGCAGGCTGGCTGGAGCTACCGGCGCCTTGAGCCGCTGGAAACGACCCTGGCTGCGAACCTGAAATGGCTGGCCGGCTACCGCCACCCCCGCAACGCCGGCCGTCCCCCTCTCGCGGCCGCCGTCCGTGAGGCGTTCACACAGCCGCGGCCTCTGATCGAGGGCACCGAAGCGGCGGGCGACCCGATCGAAGTCCTGCCCGCCGTCTTCCACGCCCTGTGGCACGGACACCTCACCACGCCCCTGGACATACCGCTGCACGAGCGGGTCCTCGTCAGCACCGGCGCCGGCGCTGCGAACGGCCGCAGCGGCCCGGGCAGCGGGAACGGGCGGTGA
- a CDS encoding DNA-binding protein has protein sequence MPHHPGLLRTAPLQGETTSSLICRIASRYGMEAKVLRSCWQWRNYPPGHDGGGARADAEVLLNATGRQLLAGLCGIGEDVLARALPSWGQEDAKLSAGKNGVPAAAWRTGGAVAGPVAFGCRLCAARRTGTDARVVRYTPRWERVCVRHGRWLLDADADQPLEHLDIRDLPEVVAAQRRWAKVARRAVRAGVEPERGFALAHAVVARWWEQALSWEREVIWPRRLHQVAGGNAGTELERWRIVGRDAVVFPEVVAVADALLDPVMAELAWPDSGAGQPRPLPADGAFCRRLGERVGRGWLGPLAATDYGGPLTSWMGAVIRIRRGAGGPPGYGNDPWWLRQEHQPESMAAQLRVLSEERSAPGSGTTWRSAVSAEQRARITSLVNDAEEQLTQLRGAQYGKTADAAQQLLGNLGHAATLIEQAVRETAAAALGAGMVLEDLARWARLPADVLAEALPDHRKRQPGKER, from the coding sequence GTGCCCCATCACCCCGGTCTCCTGCGGACCGCTCCCCTGCAGGGAGAGACGACCTCCTCGCTGATCTGCCGCATCGCGAGCCGCTACGGGATGGAAGCGAAGGTGTTGCGGTCGTGCTGGCAGTGGCGCAACTACCCGCCGGGGCACGACGGCGGGGGCGCGCGGGCCGACGCCGAGGTGCTGCTGAACGCGACCGGACGGCAGCTCCTGGCAGGCCTGTGCGGCATCGGAGAAGACGTGCTGGCGCGGGCGTTGCCGTCCTGGGGACAGGAGGACGCCAAGCTGTCGGCCGGGAAGAACGGGGTGCCGGCGGCGGCGTGGCGGACCGGCGGCGCGGTCGCCGGACCGGTCGCCTTCGGCTGCCGTCTGTGCGCGGCCCGACGCACGGGGACGGACGCGCGGGTGGTGCGGTACACGCCGCGATGGGAGCGGGTGTGTGTCCGGCACGGGCGGTGGCTGCTGGACGCGGACGCCGACCAGCCCTTGGAACACCTGGACATACGGGATCTGCCGGAGGTGGTCGCGGCGCAGCGGCGGTGGGCGAAGGTGGCACGGCGGGCGGTGCGGGCCGGAGTCGAGCCGGAGAGGGGGTTCGCGCTGGCGCACGCGGTGGTGGCCCGGTGGTGGGAGCAGGCGCTTTCCTGGGAGCGTGAAGTCATCTGGCCACGCCGCCTGCACCAGGTCGCGGGCGGCAACGCCGGGACGGAGCTGGAGCGGTGGCGGATCGTGGGCCGGGACGCGGTCGTCTTCCCCGAGGTGGTGGCCGTCGCCGACGCGCTGCTGGACCCGGTCATGGCCGAGTTGGCGTGGCCGGACAGCGGGGCCGGGCAGCCGCGGCCGCTGCCCGCTGACGGGGCGTTCTGCCGCCGGCTGGGTGAGCGGGTCGGGCGGGGGTGGCTGGGGCCGTTGGCCGCCACCGACTACGGCGGCCCGCTGACCTCGTGGATGGGCGCGGTCATCCGCATCCGCCGCGGCGCCGGGGGTCCGCCTGGTTACGGCAACGATCCGTGGTGGCTGAGGCAGGAGCACCAGCCCGAGTCCATGGCCGCCCAGCTGCGTGTCCTGTCCGAGGAGCGCAGCGCGCCCGGCTCGGGCACCACGTGGCGCTCTGCGGTGTCGGCCGAGCAGCGGGCGCGGATCACCAGTCTGGTCAACGACGCCGAGGAGCAGCTGACCCAGCTGCGCGGTGCCCAGTACGGCAAGACCGCCGACGCCGCTCAGCAGTTGCTGGGCAACCTCGGCCATGCCGCCACTCTGATCGAGCAGGCCGTACGGGAGACCGCTGCGGCAGCCCTCGGGGCCGGGATGGTGCTGGAGGATCTGGCGCGCTGGGCCCGCCTGCCGGCCGATGTCCTGGCCGAGGCACTCCCGGACCACCGCAAAAGGCAGCCTGGAAAAGAGCGGTGA
- a CDS encoding AAA family ATPase, with translation MLVTSVEIEAFRNITNKQTMAVDPQVTCLIGKNESGKTTILKALHRLNPANNADDFHVTTDYPRRHLSRDRRSKNLDKVAPVTAMFALEDADVDALEDVVGVRPPAGTYVKASRLYDGSLRAEVYCTLGDILSHVFEEAGVDNTDDREAIAGDHTSIEAVSAAAKARAREVGAGKKTARVKAIEKIPVELDRHKQYVEENLDDEQHEQLIELLPRFFYFSTYELLPGECDLHALAERAKAKQWKRGDETMMSLLRLAGEGPEDFLDEDYDSRKAELQAASLDLSDQVFEYWKQNDALTVVFDTDLIAMPPDPNGQPQPHHRLLKIELRDDRHGGVETNFSTRSTGFQWFFSFLAAFSAYRDTDERVVVLLDEPGTSLHGEAQGDFLRYVYGQLGPKQQVLYTTHSQHMIDPTRYETMRAIHDQATREDPSLGVVITSVSLSADPKTILPVEAALGYSVSQHLFLGSGPLLAVEGSSDFIFLLRMSDYLISKGRTGLDPRLAIIPVGGIGNMPAFVAVMGRRLSVRALIDGAETTKVTTKVLSAAQAANVDATHITVIGQLEGLPETADIEDLFSAKDYLWLHNRATEVTINEADLIASDKPLPILKRIGIAREKQHKPRDFDHVGPAHQLTRDKDAFFEQVDDETLDRFETVFKKLTA, from the coding sequence ATGCTGGTGACTTCGGTGGAGATCGAGGCGTTCCGCAACATCACGAACAAGCAGACCATGGCGGTCGACCCTCAGGTCACATGCTTGATCGGCAAGAACGAGTCGGGCAAGACGACGATCCTCAAGGCTCTGCATCGGCTGAACCCGGCCAACAACGCGGACGACTTCCACGTCACCACCGACTATCCGCGGCGGCACCTGTCCAGGGACCGCCGTTCCAAGAACCTCGACAAGGTCGCTCCTGTGACGGCCATGTTCGCGCTGGAAGACGCGGACGTCGACGCACTTGAAGATGTGGTCGGCGTACGCCCGCCGGCGGGTACCTATGTCAAGGCGTCACGCCTGTACGACGGCAGCCTCCGAGCCGAGGTGTACTGCACCCTCGGGGATATCCTGAGCCATGTCTTCGAAGAAGCTGGCGTCGACAACACCGACGACCGCGAGGCCATCGCCGGGGACCACACGAGCATCGAGGCTGTGAGCGCCGCAGCAAAGGCCCGGGCGAGGGAAGTGGGCGCCGGCAAGAAGACGGCCCGGGTCAAGGCGATCGAGAAGATCCCGGTCGAGCTGGACCGGCACAAGCAGTACGTCGAAGAGAACCTCGACGACGAGCAGCATGAGCAGCTGATCGAGCTGCTCCCCCGGTTCTTCTACTTCTCCACCTACGAACTGCTCCCCGGCGAGTGCGACCTCCACGCGCTCGCTGAACGCGCGAAGGCCAAGCAGTGGAAGCGCGGAGACGAGACCATGATGTCCCTGCTCCGCCTTGCCGGCGAGGGGCCGGAAGACTTCCTGGACGAGGACTACGACAGCCGCAAGGCCGAACTTCAGGCCGCCAGCCTGGACCTGAGCGATCAGGTCTTCGAGTACTGGAAGCAGAACGACGCCCTTACCGTCGTCTTCGACACCGATCTGATCGCCATGCCCCCAGACCCCAACGGTCAGCCGCAGCCACACCACCGGCTTCTCAAGATCGAGCTGCGTGACGACCGGCACGGCGGCGTAGAGACCAACTTCTCCACCCGCTCCACCGGCTTCCAGTGGTTCTTCTCTTTCCTGGCCGCGTTCAGCGCCTACCGCGACACCGATGAGCGCGTCGTGGTCCTGCTCGACGAACCGGGCACCAGCCTGCACGGCGAGGCCCAGGGCGACTTCCTCCGGTACGTCTACGGGCAACTCGGACCCAAGCAGCAGGTCCTCTACACCACCCACTCCCAGCACATGATCGACCCCACGCGGTACGAGACCATGCGCGCCATCCACGATCAGGCGACCCGCGAAGACCCGAGTCTGGGCGTCGTCATCACCTCGGTCAGCCTGTCCGCAGACCCCAAGACGATCCTGCCGGTGGAGGCGGCGCTCGGATACTCCGTATCGCAGCACCTGTTCCTCGGATCCGGCCCGCTCCTGGCGGTGGAAGGCAGTAGCGACTTCATCTTCCTCCTGCGCATGTCCGACTACCTGATCAGCAAGGGCCGCACCGGCCTCGATCCCCGGCTGGCCATCATCCCGGTCGGCGGCATCGGCAACATGCCGGCCTTCGTCGCCGTCATGGGACGCCGACTGTCCGTCCGCGCGCTCATCGACGGAGCCGAGACCACCAAGGTGACCACCAAGGTCCTCAGCGCCGCTCAGGCCGCCAACGTCGACGCCACCCACATCACCGTCATCGGCCAACTCGAAGGGCTCCCCGAGACGGCCGACATCGAGGACCTCTTCTCTGCCAAGGACTATCTCTGGCTCCACAACAGGGCTACCGAGGTCACCATCAACGAGGCCGACCTGATCGCCTCCGACAAGCCCCTCCCTATCCTCAAGCGCATCGGGATCGCCCGGGAGAAGCAGCACAAGCCCCGGGACTTCGACCACGTCGGACCCGCACACCAGCTCACCCGCGACAAGGACGCCTTCTTCGAGCAGGTAGATGACGAGACCCTCGACCGCTTCGAGACGGTCTTCAAGAAACTCACCGCCTGA
- a CDS encoding helicase, whose product MEGEATLVSELGVWVSNVEARQDKRMVVQRAALVELGVDWA is encoded by the coding sequence GTGGAGGGCGAGGCCACGCTGGTGTCTGAACTGGGCGTATGGGTCTCCAACGTCGAGGCCCGCCAGGACAAGCGCATGGTCGTACAGCGGGCCGCGCTCGTGGAGCTGGGAGTGGACTGGGCGTGA
- a CDS encoding helicase associated domain-containing protein, giving the protein MSVPGSGGRVVGLAGCPEVVQAQEDHRRLLRRSPVAGPAFEVAEAVTASWWAQKWPEERLWAMRLVAAMPEGEDPVRWRILARDLVTYPETVALATLLASRAWRLRVAADGGGHLPYRLADVPCVPRELGHRLRRPWLTERLAACTHGPLFAWTYLCIRTGGGSGDAEQRLWQVPLALRPRPLADGLAGYQRRQTAGPEGLPAQKRLRGHSVHADGAFAAGLAHARTYAARHGHLATRRDTRVGSFSLGKWVHNQQAHALALPEEKAAALKEVDPWWNIPWSVKWQRSYYRARDHVRRHGPLNAADGFPDTHVLTGEWLYLQCTDYGSLHPEQRRLLADIGITAQVAGSARPRRTSRTAGIDKAVACARVFVAEHGCLALATKNVSYQGFLLGKWLAAQRCLTRRQDEPAHLQVLDAIDVWWNPPWPLAWQRTWHRIRAHAQDRRQGAAEEGWPDGSDGWATWLSVQCTGYRQLHPQQQHLLAEIGITAETAATRPHEIIARLCGTGPGLAHARMYAAAHGHLATPQKACLEGFALGRWLSEQRRQAREQLRSTGGTWPVSTLLAALDPWWNPTWSLEWQRNWSRVRKRSESASAADSSGGTGIEDLETELAGWLRHQCTSYGRLHPGQHRLLTEMGITADMARAAQPPAPRAEPGLLDTALAQARVYAAEYGHIAAPASTVLDGFPLGKWLAWQRRRARQGRLSPTRAEALTMIDPWWNPPWPLQWQQAYHRLRTAATGADGPPVTNLPRGLCRWIRVQQESWEHLHPGQQDLLTALGITPHAAVGERPAPATRSYPASPGLDHAHAYAARHGHLTPDKHTRHDGFPLGRWLCQQRRKARAGALSPTTATVLTSLDPWWNPPWPYTWHRTWQQYRTTINGNETLPRALQHWANAQRSQWSTLHPHQQQLLTHTGITG; this is encoded by the coding sequence ATGAGCGTGCCTGGCAGCGGGGGCCGTGTCGTGGGGCTGGCCGGATGCCCGGAGGTGGTCCAGGCGCAGGAGGATCACCGGAGGCTGCTGCGCCGCTCCCCCGTCGCTGGTCCGGCGTTCGAGGTTGCTGAGGCGGTCACCGCCTCGTGGTGGGCGCAGAAGTGGCCCGAGGAGCGCCTGTGGGCGATGCGGCTGGTTGCGGCCATGCCCGAGGGCGAGGATCCGGTGCGGTGGCGGATCCTGGCGCGGGATCTGGTCACCTACCCAGAGACCGTCGCCCTCGCCACGCTTCTGGCCAGCCGGGCCTGGCGGCTCCGTGTCGCGGCCGACGGTGGTGGTCACCTCCCCTACCGGTTGGCTGATGTGCCCTGCGTGCCCCGCGAGCTGGGCCATCGCTTGAGGCGCCCGTGGCTCACCGAGCGTCTGGCCGCCTGCACCCACGGACCGCTGTTTGCCTGGACGTACCTGTGCATCCGTACGGGGGGCGGCAGTGGAGACGCCGAGCAGCGGTTGTGGCAGGTCCCCTTGGCGCTCCGGCCCCGGCCTCTCGCCGACGGTCTCGCGGGCTACCAGCGTCGGCAGACCGCGGGCCCAGAGGGTCTGCCGGCTCAGAAGCGGCTGCGGGGCCACAGCGTGCACGCCGACGGGGCCTTCGCGGCCGGCCTGGCCCACGCGCGCACGTACGCCGCCCGGCACGGCCACCTCGCCACTCGCCGCGACACGCGAGTCGGTTCCTTCTCCTTGGGGAAATGGGTGCACAACCAGCAGGCCCACGCCTTGGCCCTGCCTGAAGAAAAGGCCGCTGCCCTGAAGGAGGTGGATCCGTGGTGGAACATCCCCTGGTCGGTGAAGTGGCAGCGCTCCTATTACCGCGCCCGCGACCACGTCAGGCGCCACGGCCCCCTCAATGCCGCCGACGGCTTCCCCGATACCCACGTGCTGACTGGGGAGTGGCTGTACCTGCAGTGCACCGACTACGGCTCACTCCACCCCGAACAGCGCCGTCTGCTGGCCGACATCGGCATCACGGCCCAGGTTGCCGGTAGCGCACGCCCGCGCCGAACGAGCCGGACAGCGGGCATCGATAAGGCTGTTGCCTGTGCGCGCGTCTTCGTCGCCGAACACGGATGCCTGGCCCTGGCCACCAAGAACGTCTCGTACCAGGGGTTTTTGCTCGGGAAGTGGCTCGCTGCCCAGCGTTGCCTCACCCGCCGCCAGGACGAACCAGCGCACCTTCAGGTGCTCGACGCGATCGACGTGTGGTGGAACCCGCCGTGGCCCCTGGCGTGGCAGCGCACCTGGCACCGGATCCGCGCTCATGCCCAAGACCGGCGCCAAGGGGCTGCAGAAGAGGGCTGGCCGGACGGCAGTGACGGCTGGGCCACGTGGCTGTCCGTACAGTGCACCGGCTACCGGCAGTTGCATCCGCAGCAGCAGCATCTGCTGGCGGAAATCGGCATCACCGCCGAGACCGCCGCCACTCGCCCCCACGAGATCATCGCCCGGCTCTGCGGTACGGGCCCCGGGCTGGCCCACGCGCGCATGTACGCCGCCGCACACGGCCACCTCGCCACGCCCCAGAAGGCTTGCCTTGAGGGGTTTGCGCTGGGCCGGTGGCTGAGCGAACAGCGCCGCCAGGCGCGGGAGCAGCTTCGCAGTACAGGCGGGACATGGCCGGTCAGCACGCTCCTCGCAGCGCTCGACCCCTGGTGGAACCCGACCTGGTCCTTGGAGTGGCAACGCAATTGGAGCCGCGTACGAAAGCGGTCAGAGTCCGCGTCCGCAGCCGACAGCAGTGGTGGTACCGGCATTGAGGACCTCGAGACAGAGCTGGCCGGCTGGCTGAGGCACCAGTGCACCAGCTACGGCAGACTCCACCCCGGACAGCACCGCCTGCTGACCGAGATGGGCATCACCGCCGACATGGCCCGAGCCGCCCAACCACCGGCTCCCCGCGCCGAGCCCGGTCTCCTGGACACCGCTCTCGCGCAAGCTCGCGTCTACGCCGCCGAATACGGCCATATCGCCGCGCCCGCCAGCACCGTCCTCGACGGGTTCCCGCTGGGGAAGTGGCTGGCCTGGCAACGACGACGCGCCCGCCAGGGCCGCCTCTCCCCCACCCGGGCCGAAGCCCTGACCATGATCGATCCGTGGTGGAACCCGCCCTGGCCCCTGCAATGGCAGCAGGCCTACCACCGACTCCGCACAGCAGCTACAGGCGCCGACGGCCCACCGGTCACGAACCTCCCCCGAGGCCTTTGCCGCTGGATCCGTGTCCAGCAGGAGTCCTGGGAACATCTCCACCCAGGCCAGCAGGACCTCCTGACCGCCCTCGGCATCACACCCCACGCTGCCGTAGGCGAACGCCCCGCCCCGGCCACACGCTCCTACCCCGCCAGCCCCGGACTCGACCACGCACACGCCTACGCCGCCCGACACGGCCACCTCACCCCGGACAAACACACCCGACACGACGGCTTCCCCCTCGGCAGATGGCTGTGCCAGCAACGCCGCAAAGCCCGCGCCGGCGCCCTCTCCCCCACCACTGCAACCGTCCTCACCAGCCTGGACCCGTGGTGGAACCCACCCTGGCCCTACACCTGGCACCGCACCTGGCAGCAATACCGCACCACGATCAACGGGAACGAGACCCTCCCCCGCGCCCTCCAGCACTGGGCCAACGCCCAACGGAGTCAATGGAGCACCCTCCACCCCCACCAACAACAACTCCTCACCCACACCGGCATCACCGGATGA